The following coding sequences are from one Actinomycetota bacterium window:
- a CDS encoding threonine/serine dehydratase has product MIDLDDVRAAGRRLGGVVHRTPLVTARSLDERSGGRVLCKAENLQRAGSFKLRGAYNAMASLGEAERARGVVTYSSGNHAQAVALAARLLGTTATIVMPADAPPAKRAATIAYGGMIVTYDGRREDREDIARQLADERGWTVIPPYDDPRVMAGQGTAALELIEDAGPLDALVVPVGGGGLIAGCATAARGMLADVEVVGVEPADGDDTARSFAAGQRVSIPTPRTVADGLRATIPGELTFAVNRERVDRIVTVSDAAILAALTFVLNRLKLLVEPSGVVALAAVLSDAAGLGDRRVGVILSGGNVGSDDLSELLRRWE; this is encoded by the coding sequence GTGATCGACCTCGACGACGTCCGCGCCGCCGGGCGCCGGCTCGGAGGAGTCGTCCACCGCACTCCGCTTGTCACCGCACGGTCCCTCGATGAACGCAGCGGGGGGCGTGTGCTCTGCAAGGCGGAGAACCTGCAACGTGCGGGCTCTTTCAAGCTGCGGGGCGCCTACAACGCCATGGCCTCATTGGGCGAGGCGGAACGCGCACGGGGCGTCGTGACCTACTCGTCGGGGAACCACGCTCAGGCGGTGGCACTGGCGGCACGCCTGCTCGGTACGACCGCAACCATCGTGATGCCGGCCGACGCGCCACCCGCCAAGCGCGCCGCCACGATCGCCTACGGCGGGATGATCGTGACCTACGACGGCCGGCGCGAGGATCGCGAGGACATCGCCCGCCAACTCGCCGATGAGCGCGGTTGGACGGTCATCCCGCCGTACGACGATCCACGCGTCATGGCAGGTCAGGGCACCGCGGCGCTGGAGCTGATCGAGGACGCGGGACCGCTCGACGCTCTGGTCGTCCCCGTCGGCGGTGGCGGGCTGATCGCCGGGTGCGCGACCGCCGCCCGGGGGATGCTCGCCGACGTGGAGGTCGTGGGGGTGGAGCCCGCGGATGGTGACGACACCGCCCGTTCGTTCGCCGCCGGCCAGAGGGTGTCGATCCCCACTCCACGGACGGTGGCGGACGGCCTGCGGGCCACCATCCCCGGTGAGCTGACCTTCGCCGTCAACCGGGAGCGGGTGGACCGGATCGTCACGGTGTCTGATGCGGCCATCCTCGCCGCGTTGACGTTCGTCTTGAACCGCTTGAAGCTCCTCGTGGAGCCCAGCGGTGTGGTGGCGCTCGCGGCGGTGCTCAGCGACGCGGCGGGCCTCGGCGACCGACGGGTCGGCGTGATCCTGTCCGGCGGGAACGTGGGAAGCGATGACCTCAGCGAGCTGTTACGTCGGTGGGAGTGA
- the coxB gene encoding cytochrome c oxidase subunit II, whose amino-acid sequence MLDWARSAGRRVRRWSARSAAVAAGLLVVFAGGCTWQAGALQPKGPAAERLYEVFLISFWTGLAVYVIVGGLVLIAMFRRRRADEDAARFPTNRFVFIGGLLVPAVILMGMMGATFLYLAQEPQSGELPVTVIGHQYWWEVHYPEHDVITANEIQIPTGTDVEFRFESVDVIHSFWVPELHGKSDLVPGRTTRLVVRADEPGRYRGQCAEYCGLQHANMAFEVVAVSPEDFRTWAEAQARPAVVDDPRGEELFERHACAACHAIRGTDADGQIGPDLTHLASRAMLGAGTVPNDRGHLSGWVVNSQTIKPGNEMPPITTLEPDELHALLDYLESLQ is encoded by the coding sequence ATGCTCGATTGGGCTCGGTCGGCGGGGCGGCGTGTGCGGCGGTGGTCAGCCCGTTCAGCTGCGGTGGCCGCCGGCCTGCTGGTCGTGTTCGCGGGCGGGTGTACCTGGCAGGCGGGCGCGCTGCAGCCCAAGGGCCCGGCCGCCGAGCGCCTGTACGAGGTGTTCCTGATCTCCTTCTGGACCGGACTGGCCGTGTACGTCATCGTCGGCGGCCTGGTGCTGATCGCCATGTTCCGCCGTCGCCGCGCCGACGAGGACGCGGCGCGCTTCCCGACCAACCGCTTCGTGTTCATCGGCGGGCTGCTCGTGCCCGCCGTGATCCTGATGGGCATGATGGGAGCCACGTTCCTGTACCTGGCCCAGGAACCCCAGAGCGGTGAGCTCCCCGTCACCGTGATCGGCCACCAGTACTGGTGGGAGGTGCACTACCCCGAGCACGACGTGATCACCGCCAACGAGATCCAGATCCCGACGGGGACGGACGTCGAGTTCCGGTTCGAGTCGGTCGACGTGATCCACTCGTTCTGGGTCCCGGAGCTGCACGGCAAGTCCGACCTGGTACCTGGGCGCACGACTCGCCTGGTGGTCCGTGCGGACGAGCCTGGCCGCTACCGCGGTCAGTGCGCCGAGTACTGCGGCTTGCAGCACGCCAACATGGCGTTCGAGGTGGTCGCCGTGTCCCCGGAGGACTTCCGGACCTGGGCCGAGGCACAAGCCCGCCCCGCGGTGGTGGACGACCCTCGGGGCGAGGAGCTGTTCGAGCGCCATGCGTGCGCGGCCTGTCACGCGATCCGCGGCACGGACGCCGACGGGCAGATCGGTCCGGACCTGACCCACCTGGCCAGCCGGGCCATGCTCGGAGCGGGGACCGTCCCCAACGACCGCGGCCACCTGTCCGGATGGGTCGTGAACTCACAGACGATCAAGCCCGGCAACGAGATGCCGCCGATCACCACGCTCGAACCCGACGAGCTGCACGCGCTGCTCGACTACCTGGAGAGCCTCCAGTGA
- a CDS encoding VTT domain-containing protein yields MRHPYVVIVAGLLTLFLASFAVVEALEVPLLTDPGAWLNAAGMLAAVLGVGLLVADVVLPVPSSAVMVTHGALFGVAVGAALSLTGGVGATLVAFVIGRRGQRLVDRIVPTDQRQRADRLLARYGLLAIVVTRPLPMLAETTAIVAGTSRLRLGPALLAGAAGNLVPAAVYAVTGAVAASFVDQTVMFLLVVAVAVLFWFAARRVEGRLAVAAAGDRASGA; encoded by the coding sequence GTGCGCCACCCGTACGTCGTGATCGTGGCGGGCCTCCTGACGCTCTTCCTGGCGTCGTTCGCGGTCGTTGAGGCGCTCGAGGTGCCGCTGCTCACCGACCCCGGTGCCTGGCTCAACGCGGCGGGGATGCTGGCCGCGGTGCTCGGCGTCGGGCTCCTGGTCGCAGACGTCGTCCTGCCCGTGCCGTCGAGTGCGGTGATGGTGACCCACGGCGCGCTGTTCGGGGTGGCGGTGGGCGCGGCACTGTCGCTCACCGGCGGCGTGGGAGCCACGCTGGTCGCCTTCGTCATCGGGCGCCGCGGGCAACGGCTCGTCGACCGGATCGTCCCAACCGACCAGCGGCAGCGGGCGGATCGCCTGCTCGCCCGCTACGGCCTGCTCGCGATCGTCGTGACGCGGCCCCTGCCGATGCTCGCCGAGACCACCGCCATCGTCGCCGGGACGTCGCGGTTGCGGCTCGGACCCGCGCTGCTGGCCGGAGCGGCCGGCAACCTCGTCCCCGCTGCGGTGTACGCGGTGACGGGGGCCGTCGCCGCCAGCTTCGTGGACCAGACCGTGATGTTCTTGCTGGTGGTCGCGGTGGCGGTGCTGTTCTGGTTCGCCGCCCGACGGGTCGAGGGCCGCCTGGCGGTCGCCGCTGCCGGTGACCGTGCGTCAGGAGCATGA
- a CDS encoding DUF4191 domain-containing protein, which translates to MASTLAADPIGVARMDRLRQIWLVIQTTREADPRAVPLMVAVGVGVFAIVFAVGLLTGNAIVGAAVGVTLGLLAAVVVLGRRATSVQLGSIEGRPGAALAVVQTMRGPWRVTPAVAVTRKQDLVHRVVGRPGVVLVGEGARPRVQAMLKKEHRRMQRVVGDTPVHEVIIGDGEGEVGLRELRMHLMRLPRRIKKHDVESLDTKLRALSDSDLPMPKGYIPRGRPR; encoded by the coding sequence GTGGCGTCTACGCTCGCGGCGGACCCGATCGGTGTGGCGCGCATGGACCGACTGCGACAGATATGGCTCGTGATCCAGACCACGCGCGAGGCCGACCCGCGGGCGGTGCCGCTGATGGTCGCCGTGGGGGTGGGCGTCTTCGCGATCGTGTTCGCGGTCGGGTTGCTGACCGGGAACGCGATCGTGGGGGCCGCGGTCGGGGTCACGCTGGGGCTGCTGGCTGCGGTTGTGGTCCTCGGTCGGCGGGCCACCTCTGTCCAGCTCGGATCGATCGAGGGGAGACCCGGTGCTGCACTGGCGGTGGTCCAGACCATGCGCGGGCCGTGGCGGGTCACCCCCGCCGTGGCGGTGACTCGCAAGCAGGACCTCGTTCACCGCGTCGTGGGACGGCCTGGCGTCGTGCTCGTCGGGGAGGGGGCACGTCCGCGCGTGCAGGCGATGTTGAAGAAGGAACACAGACGCATGCAGCGTGTGGTCGGCGACACACCGGTCCACGAGGTGATCATCGGGGACGGCGAAGGTGAGGTCGGGTTGCGGGAACTGCGGATGCACCTGATGCGTCTGCCGCGCCGGATCAAGAAGCACGACGTCGAGTCGCTCGACACGAAGCTACGGGCCCTTTCAGACAGCGACCTGCCGATGCCCAAGGGGTACATCCCGCGCGGTCGCCCCCGCTGA
- a CDS encoding class I SAM-dependent methyltransferase: MTCRRGGASGRPIFARGYERLSRALDARGVVEHRRALLRGLVGHVIEVGAGNGRNFAHYPQTVAHVLAVEPEPYLRERAREASRQARVPVRVVAGLADDLPADDATFDAAVASLVLCSVPDQQSALRELARVVRPGGQLRFYEHVEASERWLRRIQRAVDLVWPHVSGGCHVSRDTAAAIEAAGFEITDLDAFRFAPSPWMLPASPHVLGVAERS, translated from the coding sequence GTGACCTGTCGCCGCGGCGGTGCGAGCGGTCGACCGATCTTCGCCCGCGGGTACGAACGGCTGAGCAGGGCCCTCGACGCCCGCGGTGTGGTCGAACACCGTCGGGCGCTGCTGCGCGGCCTCGTGGGCCACGTGATCGAGGTCGGCGCCGGTAACGGCCGCAACTTCGCCCACTACCCCCAGACCGTCGCGCACGTCCTGGCGGTCGAGCCGGAGCCCTACCTGCGTGAGCGGGCGCGGGAAGCCTCGCGCCAGGCCCGGGTTCCGGTGCGCGTGGTGGCGGGCCTCGCCGACGACCTGCCAGCCGACGACGCCACGTTCGACGCGGCCGTGGCGTCGTTGGTGCTGTGCTCAGTGCCCGACCAGCAGTCGGCACTCCGCGAGCTCGCGCGTGTCGTGCGTCCCGGAGGGCAGCTGCGGTTCTACGAGCACGTCGAAGCGTCCGAACGGTGGCTGCGCCGCATCCAACGGGCGGTCGACCTCGTGTGGCCGCACGTCAGCGGTGGCTGCCACGTCAGCCGGGACACCGCGGCCGCGATCGAAGCGGCCGGGTTCGAGATCACCGACCTGGATGCGTTCCGTTTCGCGCCGTCACCGTGGATGCTCCCGGCCTCCCCTCACGTCCTCGGCGTCGCCGAACGCAGCTGA
- a CDS encoding EcsC family protein, producing MDEQADGRLGEYDRRVLAEVAAWLEGEPGLAERVLGTVSAASRAAVDRVLDAPPVRDAVRRATEELLDRLERLDASPASADPSLPSEPTADLLAEADAEADRYQQRVTRALSVQGAAAGAVSTNLVAAVLAVTTDVAAATVGLTRASVGVLELYGVPASRRRAIGIRTVLAAGERDPGVRRRELIATVGAASASADGDVGRVIADQLGPRAVIEVAEQAIRRVARRRVLAFVPLFGAAAGAAVSNVMTRQVCETARQTGRLYHLQERTGLPVDALLLS from the coding sequence TTGGATGAGCAGGCAGACGGACGGCTCGGCGAGTACGACCGGAGGGTGCTCGCGGAGGTGGCGGCCTGGCTAGAGGGCGAGCCTGGGTTGGCGGAGCGGGTGCTGGGCACCGTCTCCGCGGCGAGCAGGGCGGCCGTCGATCGGGTTCTGGATGCGCCGCCGGTGCGGGATGCTGTTCGCCGCGCCACCGAGGAACTACTCGACCGGCTCGAACGGCTCGACGCGTCCCCCGCGTCCGCGGACCCGAGTCTGCCGAGCGAGCCGACGGCGGACCTGCTGGCTGAAGCCGATGCGGAGGCCGACCGCTACCAGCAACGTGTGACGCGGGCGCTGTCGGTGCAGGGTGCGGCGGCGGGTGCTGTGTCGACGAACCTGGTGGCGGCCGTCTTGGCGGTGACGACGGACGTGGCCGCTGCGACGGTCGGGTTGACGCGGGCGTCGGTTGGCGTCCTCGAGCTGTACGGCGTCCCGGCGTCCCGGCGGCGCGCCATCGGCATCCGGACGGTGTTGGCCGCCGGTGAGCGCGATCCCGGCGTCCGCCGCCGCGAGCTGATCGCGACCGTCGGCGCGGCGTCGGCCAGCGCCGACGGCGACGTCGGCCGCGTGATCGCGGATCAGCTCGGGCCACGAGCCGTGATCGAGGTCGCCGAACAAGCCATCCGCCGGGTTGCCCGGCGGCGCGTCCTGGCGTTCGTCCCACTCTTCGGTGCCGCGGCCGGAGCCGCCGTCTCCAACGTGATGACCCGCCAGGTGTGCGAGACGGCACGCCAGACGGGGAGGCTGTACCACCTGCAGGAGCGGACCGGCCTCCCGGTCGATGCGCTGCTGTTGTCGTGA
- the egtD gene encoding L-histidine N(alpha)-methyltransferase, which translates to MRHLSDVRSLREQLADDVRTGLTGRRKALPPKYFYDARGSALFERITGLPEYYLTRAEAQILRARAGDIVRETRPVELVELGSGSARKTRLLLDAMHDVGTGSRYVALDVSEAALRGAADRLAADLPWLEVDGLVGDFRRDLPAIPRSGRRLLVFLGSTIGNLDRGERAALLEQVALALHGGDHFLLGVDLVKDPSVLRAAYDDRAGVTAAFNRNLISVLNRELGAQLPPDAFEHVARYDEHRASIEMSLRASRDISATFPDLRITVRFTAGEELHTESSYKFTRSQVVDELAGAGLRLQRWDTDRRGRFALALARPVDQNAGLQPAP; encoded by the coding sequence GTGCGTCACCTGTCGGATGTGCGGTCGCTCCGGGAACAGCTGGCCGACGACGTCCGGACCGGGTTGACGGGCCGGCGCAAGGCCCTGCCTCCGAAGTACTTCTACGACGCGCGGGGGAGCGCACTGTTCGAGCGCATCACCGGACTCCCCGAGTACTACCTCACCCGCGCCGAGGCCCAGATCCTCCGGGCACGAGCCGGTGACATCGTCCGTGAGACCCGACCGGTCGAGCTGGTGGAGCTCGGATCCGGTTCGGCGCGCAAGACCCGCCTACTGCTCGACGCCATGCACGACGTCGGGACCGGCTCCCGGTACGTGGCGCTCGACGTCAGCGAGGCTGCGCTGCGGGGCGCGGCCGACCGGCTCGCCGCCGACCTCCCGTGGCTGGAGGTCGACGGCCTGGTGGGTGACTTCCGCCGTGATCTTCCCGCCATCCCACGCAGTGGGCGGCGCCTCCTCGTCTTCCTCGGTTCGACGATCGGGAACCTCGACCGCGGCGAACGCGCCGCGCTCCTCGAGCAGGTCGCGCTCGCACTCCACGGCGGCGATCACTTCCTGCTGGGCGTGGACCTGGTCAAGGACCCTTCGGTCCTTCGGGCCGCCTACGACGACCGGGCTGGTGTGACGGCTGCGTTCAACCGCAACCTGATCTCCGTCCTGAACCGCGAACTCGGCGCGCAGCTGCCTCCGGATGCGTTCGAGCACGTCGCCCGGTACGACGAACACCGCGCCAGCATCGAGATGTCGCTCCGTGCCTCGCGGGACATCAGCGCCACGTTCCCTGACCTGCGGATCACGGTGAGGTTCACGGCCGGCGAGGAACTGCACACCGAGAGCTCGTACAAGTTCACCCGTAGCCAGGTCGTCGATGAGCTGGCCGGGGCCGGGCTCCGGCTGCAGCGGTGGGACACCGACCGCCGCGGCCGCTTCGCGCTCGCCCTCGCGCGGCCGGTGGATCAGAACGCGGGTCTGCAACCCGCCCCGTAA
- a CDS encoding cytochrome c oxidase assembly protein — protein sequence MGRTVVAHAGQPLSPERFATAWSFEPLIVVVLVAGVALYGAGLRRVRSTEAGRRALPPWRSRCFAAAVTVAAVALLSPLEALAHELFGAHMLQHVLLTLVVPPLLVLARPVLVGSMGLPLRARRTLSVARVRLPQPGTRPVGFAVAAVVVHVTTLWVWHVPALYEAALDHAIVHVVEHTTLIAGALPLWWVAAEPRGRYANAVGVAALFAGVFQSGVLVRLVTFAGEAWYPHHIVGALRWGLTPLEDQQLA from the coding sequence ATGGGCCGCACCGTCGTCGCCCACGCTGGTCAGCCGCTCAGCCCCGAACGCTTCGCGACAGCGTGGAGCTTCGAACCGCTGATCGTGGTGGTGCTCGTCGCTGGGGTGGCGCTCTACGGCGCCGGGCTGCGGCGGGTGCGCTCCACGGAGGCCGGCCGCCGTGCGCTGCCGCCGTGGCGGTCGCGGTGCTTCGCTGCCGCGGTGACGGTCGCCGCGGTGGCGTTGCTGTCGCCCCTCGAGGCTCTCGCGCACGAGCTGTTCGGGGCGCACATGCTGCAGCACGTGCTGCTGACACTGGTGGTGCCACCGCTGCTGGTGCTCGCCCGTCCGGTGCTGGTCGGGTCCATGGGGCTGCCGCTGCGCGCCCGCCGGACCCTGTCCGTGGCGCGGGTACGCCTGCCACAGCCGGGGACCCGCCCGGTCGGCTTCGCGGTTGCGGCCGTGGTCGTGCACGTCACGACCCTGTGGGTGTGGCACGTACCGGCGCTGTACGAGGCGGCGCTCGACCACGCGATCGTCCACGTGGTGGAGCACACCACGCTGATCGCCGGGGCGCTGCCGTTGTGGTGGGTCGCGGCCGAGCCGCGCGGTCGGTACGCCAACGCGGTCGGGGTGGCGGCCCTGTTCGCCGGCGTGTTCCAGTCGGGCGTCCTGGTCCGGCTGGTCACGTTCGCCGGTGAGGCGTGGTACCCGCACCACATCGTGGGGGCACTGCGGTGGGGCCTGACACCGTTGGAGGACCAGCAGCTCGC
- the ctaD gene encoding cytochrome c oxidase subunit I — translation MTTTLSRSAVAERLDEIWSDQPGIVGFLTTVDHKRIGIRYFVTALTFFVIGGIQALLMRTQLAVPENTFIGPQLYNQLMTMHGVTMIFLFNTTIWGGFGNYFLPLQIGTRDMAFPRLNAMSYWFFLLSGIFLYTSLFIGLMPDGGWFAYPPLTENEFLPNLTMDYWAIGLAFLGVSTTVGGINFIVTTFKMRAPGMSASRLPIFVWSILVMSFMIVFALPAITLAQVLLELDRAFGFRFFDPVAGGDPVLYQHLFWLWGHPEVYIVFVPATGVVSMIVASLSRTPLAGYLLVAAALVALGFLSFGVWVHHMFTVGLGFMALSFFSAASFMVSIPSGVQFFAWIGTLWKGRPIFNTAMLFVIGALFVFLAGGITGVMVAMIPFDLQAQDSYFVVAHFHYTLVGGSVFPVFGGLYYWLPKITGRLMNERLGKWSFWLVFIGFNVTFLPLHLLGLWGMPRRYYTYLSGLGWDGINLAATIGAYVLAVGFGLSFVNFLWSRKRGPLAGANPWGAGELEWSTPSPVPEYNFLEFPRVTSRYPLWEQDLEAVSDEEEGPPPERPVLLPGEEEEEHYTLATGGVDAVPEQVMPMPSPSPWPLGVAVGTMIFCFGVLTRGFWLGLFGVGVIAVSLFLWYWPEWIEEEVELEGTEVEEALR, via the coding sequence GTGACCACGACGCTGTCCCGGTCGGCCGTGGCGGAACGCCTCGACGAGATCTGGTCCGACCAGCCCGGGATCGTAGGGTTCCTGACCACGGTCGACCACAAGCGGATCGGGATCCGCTACTTCGTCACGGCCCTGACCTTCTTCGTGATCGGCGGGATCCAGGCGCTGCTGATGCGCACGCAGCTGGCGGTGCCCGAGAACACGTTCATCGGTCCTCAGCTGTACAACCAGCTGATGACGATGCACGGCGTGACGATGATCTTCCTGTTCAACACCACGATCTGGGGTGGGTTCGGCAACTACTTCCTCCCGCTCCAGATCGGTACGCGGGACATGGCGTTCCCGCGCTTGAACGCGATGTCGTACTGGTTCTTCCTGCTGTCGGGGATCTTCCTGTACACCAGCCTGTTCATCGGGTTGATGCCCGACGGCGGCTGGTTCGCCTACCCGCCGCTGACCGAGAACGAGTTCCTGCCGAACCTCACGATGGACTACTGGGCCATCGGGCTGGCGTTCCTGGGGGTGTCGACCACCGTCGGTGGCATCAACTTCATCGTGACGACCTTCAAGATGCGCGCCCCCGGGATGAGCGCGAGCCGGCTGCCGATCTTCGTGTGGTCGATCCTGGTCATGTCGTTCATGATCGTGTTCGCCCTGCCGGCGATCACGCTCGCGCAAGTGCTGCTCGAGCTCGATCGTGCCTTCGGCTTCCGCTTCTTCGACCCGGTCGCGGGCGGTGACCCGGTTCTCTACCAGCACCTGTTCTGGCTGTGGGGCCACCCGGAGGTCTACATCGTCTTCGTGCCGGCCACCGGTGTGGTGTCCATGATCGTGGCGTCCCTGTCGCGGACACCCCTGGCGGGCTACCTGCTGGTGGCTGCCGCCTTGGTGGCGCTCGGCTTCCTGAGCTTCGGGGTATGGGTACACCACATGTTCACGGTCGGGCTGGGCTTCATGGCGCTGAGCTTCTTCTCGGCTGCGAGCTTCATGGTCAGCATCCCCAGCGGGGTGCAGTTCTTCGCCTGGATCGGGACCCTGTGGAAGGGCAGACCGATCTTCAACACGGCGATGCTGTTCGTCATCGGGGCCTTGTTCGTCTTCCTGGCGGGCGGGATCACCGGCGTGATGGTCGCCATGATCCCCTTCGACCTCCAGGCCCAGGACAGCTACTTCGTCGTGGCTCACTTCCACTACACGCTGGTCGGGGGCTCGGTGTTCCCGGTCTTCGGCGGCCTGTACTACTGGCTGCCGAAGATCACCGGGCGGTTGATGAACGAACGGCTCGGCAAGTGGAGCTTCTGGTTGGTCTTCATCGGTTTCAACGTGACCTTCCTCCCGCTGCACCTGCTCGGCCTGTGGGGCATGCCCCGGCGTTACTACACCTACCTGTCCGGACTCGGCTGGGACGGCATCAATCTGGCTGCGACCATCGGGGCGTACGTGCTGGCGGTGGGCTTCGGGCTGTCGTTCGTCAACTTCCTGTGGAGCCGCAAGCGTGGCCCTCTGGCCGGGGCGAACCCGTGGGGGGCCGGCGAGCTGGAGTGGTCCACCCCGTCGCCGGTGCCTGAGTACAACTTCCTGGAGTTCCCCCGGGTCACCAGCCGGTACCCGCTGTGGGAGCAGGACCTCGAGGCGGTCAGCGACGAGGAGGAGGGCCCGCCACCCGAGCGTCCGGTGCTCCTACCAGGCGAGGAAGAGGAGGAGCACTACACGCTGGCCACCGGCGGGGTGGACGCCGTGCCCGAGCAGGTCATGCCGATGCCGAGCCCGTCACCGTGGCCCCTCGGGGTCGCGGTGGGGACCATGATCTTCTGCTTCGGGGTGCTGACCCGCGGGTTCTGGCTCGGGTTGTTCGGGGTGGGAGTGATCGCTGTGTCGCTGTTCCTTTGGTACTGGCCGGAGTGGATCGAGGAGGAGGTCGAGCTGGAGGGCACCGAGGTGGAGGAGGCCCTGCGATGA
- a CDS encoding cytochrome c oxidase subunit 3, translating into MSGVGTTAHGPVVEIRPGRSTAWWGMISLIATEGVLFGLLLFVYFYFWAGLGDWPPPGLPVPELVGSGVRSVILLGSTAPVILAERSLMERGDTAKCAMWLVVALAMAAMFLIGHIQEQFLLFTEISPTETAYGSAVVTILNFHAVHLIIGMMAMTFVLIHVLRRRITAERHAMLEIGGMYWHFVDVIWIFVYSALYISPRVLSG; encoded by the coding sequence ATGAGCGGTGTCGGGACCACCGCACACGGGCCGGTCGTCGAGATCCGCCCGGGCCGGTCGACCGCCTGGTGGGGGATGATCAGCCTGATCGCGACCGAGGGTGTGCTGTTCGGTCTGCTCCTGTTCGTCTACTTCTACTTCTGGGCCGGTCTGGGTGACTGGCCACCACCCGGGCTGCCGGTGCCGGAGCTGGTCGGGTCGGGGGTCCGTTCTGTGATCCTGCTCGGCAGCACGGCACCGGTGATCCTGGCCGAGCGCAGCCTCATGGAACGCGGAGACACCGCCAAGTGCGCCATGTGGCTCGTCGTCGCCCTCGCGATGGCCGCGATGTTCCTGATCGGCCACATCCAGGAACAGTTCCTTCTGTTCACGGAGATCTCCCCGACCGAAACCGCGTACGGCTCCGCGGTGGTGACGATCCTGAACTTCCACGCGGTACACCTGATCATCGGCATGATGGCGATGACGTTCGTGCTGATCCACGTGCTCCGCCGCCGGATCACGGCGGAGCGCCACGCGATGCTGGAGATCGGCGGGATGTACTGGCACTTCGTCGACGTGATCTGGATCTTCGTGTACAGCGCGCTGTACATCTCGCCACGCGTGCTGTCCGGCTGA
- a CDS encoding TIGR03557 family F420-dependent LLM class oxidoreductase — MVQLGYALSCEEHRPSDLVTNARRAEDVGYGFALISDHFHPWLDAQGQSPFVWNVIGAIAQVTDALVVGTGVTCPTMRVHPAIVAQAAATSAAMLPGRFFLGVGSGERLNEHVTGAAWPATDVRHDMLEEAIEVIRALWTGDVVTHRGRHYTVEDARLYTLPDDPPPLAVAASGPSAAELAGRLGDALVGLAPSSDVVGTFRQAGGDDKPRYGQITVCWAESEDEAVRTAMEHWPQIGLTSDENTEFRTPKQFEQAVQLVTEDRLTQLVACGPDPERHLEMIDRFSDAGYDHVYLHQVGPDQDGFLRFSERELIPRLS, encoded by the coding sequence ATGGTCCAGCTCGGCTACGCGCTGTCGTGCGAGGAGCACCGCCCGTCGGATCTGGTCACCAACGCCCGCCGCGCCGAGGACGTCGGTTACGGGTTCGCGCTGATCTCCGATCACTTCCATCCGTGGCTCGACGCGCAAGGGCAGAGCCCGTTCGTGTGGAACGTGATCGGGGCGATCGCGCAGGTGACCGACGCGCTCGTCGTCGGCACGGGCGTGACATGCCCGACGATGCGCGTGCACCCGGCCATCGTGGCCCAGGCGGCGGCGACGTCGGCGGCGATGCTCCCCGGCCGGTTCTTCCTGGGCGTCGGTAGCGGCGAGCGCCTCAACGAACACGTCACCGGTGCCGCGTGGCCCGCCACCGACGTCCGTCATGACATGCTCGAGGAGGCCATCGAGGTCATCCGGGCGTTGTGGACCGGCGATGTGGTGACCCACCGTGGCCGCCACTACACGGTCGAGGACGCCCGTCTGTACACGCTGCCCGACGATCCCCCACCGCTGGCGGTCGCTGCGAGCGGCCCATCCGCCGCCGAGCTCGCGGGGCGACTCGGCGATGCCCTCGTCGGCCTGGCTCCGAGCTCGGACGTCGTCGGAACGTTCCGCCAGGCCGGCGGTGACGACAAGCCGCGGTACGGCCAGATCACCGTCTGCTGGGCGGAGTCGGAGGACGAGGCTGTCCGCACGGCGATGGAGCACTGGCCGCAGATCGGCCTCACCAGCGACGAGAACACCGAGTTCCGCACGCCGAAGCAGTTCGAGCAGGCCGTGCAGCTGGTCACCGAGGATCGCTTGACGCAGCTGGTCGCGTGCGGCCCCGATCCCGAACGCCACCTCGAGATGATCGATCGTTTCAGCGACGCCGGTTACGACCACGTCTACCTGCACCAGGTGGGACCCGATCAGGACGGGTTCCTGCGGTTCTCCGAGCGCGAGCTGATCCCACGCCTGTCGTAG